A region from the Malus domestica chromosome 07, GDT2T_hap1 genome encodes:
- the LOC114826128 gene encoding probable LRR receptor-like serine/threonine-protein kinase At3g47570 encodes MVLSNSAGLYEYDHEPSKAREIEVAIRIKVIIHSNGLNIVFLDVSENKLSGEIPQSLGSCTSLRSLHLSGNSLQGTIPKSLSSLRGIEDCDLSHNNLSGIIPNYLESFPFLQNLNLSFNDFDGAVPIQGVFKNASAVSVMGNTRLCGGIPLLRLPKCISTQAKRGLSPKLNLIISVSCGVVGLVLVLLLALLYRSRKARALKSTLGSSLGVSLLKLSYGDLLKATDGFSSSNLIGAGTFASVYKGVLNQHEERNVAVKVLNLQTSRASKSFISECEALKSIRHQNLVKLLTACSSIDFQGNDFKALVYEFMVNGSLDEWLHISAPGVDRPANLPKNLNLTQRVNIAIDVACALDYLHNRCHMPIVHCDIKPTNILLDSDMTACVGDFGLARCLRDASCPSPLHDSSSNVIKGTIGYTPPEYGMGGEVSTYGDVYSYGILLLEMLTGKRPTDDMFKGGMDLHNFVMMALPERMGEICDPLIVQIEESSNSTNPISNRGNHAPNDRRKRVVECLTSIARVGVACSVAMPRERKDMSNVVAELSLIRDVLIGTRMPGD; translated from the exons ATGGTGCTCAGTAATTCGGCTG GGCTTTATGAGTATGATCATGAACCGTCAAAAGCTAGGGAGATTGAAGTGGCAATTAGAATTAAAGTGATAATACATA GTAACGGGTTGAATATTGTTTTCTTGGATGTTTCTGAAAACAAGTTATCTGGTGAGATTCCACAAAGCTTAGGGAGTTGCACAAGTTTGAGAAGTCTGCATCTAAGTGGGAACTCATTGCAAGGGACAATTCCTAAATCCTTGAGCTCTTTGAGAGGAATTGAAGACTGTGACCTCTCTCACAACAACTTGTCTGGCATTATTCCCAACTATTTGGAGAGTTTCCCCTTCTTGCAGAATTTGAATCTTTCATTTAACGATTTTGACGGTGCAGTACCAATCCAAGGAGTTTTCAAGAATGCAAGTGCTGTATCTGTTATGGGAAACACACGGCTTTGTGGAGGTATACCTCTCTTAAGATTGCCTAAGTGCATCTCCACTCAAGCTAAGCGAGGGTTATCTCCTAAGTTGAACCTAATTATCTCAGTTTCCTGTGGGGTTGTTGGCTTGGTCTTGGTGTTGTTACTTGCGCTTCTTTATCGATCAAGAAAGGCTAGAGCGCTTAAGTCAACTTTAGGATCATCACTGGGGGTTTCACTCTTGAAACTGTCCTATGGAGATCTCCTCAAAGCCACTGATGGGTTCTCTTCTTCGAATCTAATTGGTGCTGGAACTTTTGCGTCCGTGTACAAGGGAGTTCTCAATCAGCATGAAGAAAGAAATGTTGCGGTGAAAGTACTCAATCTTCAAACTTCAAGAGCTTCTAAAAGTTTCATATCTGAATGTGAAGCCTTGAAGAGCATTAGGCATCAAAATCTTGTCAAGCTACTGACTGCTTGTTCAAGCATTGATTTTCAAGGAAACGATTTCAAAGCCCTGGTGTATGAGTTCATGGTGAATGGAAGCCTAGATGAGTGGCTGCACATATCAGCTCCAGGAGTGGATAGGCCAGCCAATCTGCCAAAGAATTTGAATCTCACTCAAAGAGTTAACATTGCCATCGATGTAGCGTGTGCTTTGGATTATTTGCACAACCGCTGCCACATGCCAATAGTTCATTGTGATATAAAGCCCACCAACATTTTGTTAGACAGTGACATGACTGCTTGTGTTGGTGATTTTGGTTTAGCAAGGTGCCTCCGGGATGCTTCTTGCCCATCTCCTTTGCATGATAGCAGTTCCAATGTCATAAAAGGCACCATAGGCTATACTCCCCCAg AGTATGGAATGGGAGGCGAGGTGTCAACATATGGCGACGTGTATAGCTATGGAATACTGTTGTTGGAGATGTTAACTGGCAAGAGGCCGACAGATGATATGTTTAAAGGTGGTATGGACCTGCATAATTTTGTTATGATGGCTCTACCTGAACGTATGGGAGAAATATGTGATCCACTAATTGTTCAAATAGAAGAAAGCAGCAACAGTACTAATCCCATAAGTAATAGGGGGAATCATGCACCAAATGATCGAAGAAAAAGGGTTGTGGAGTGCTTGACTTCCATTGCAAGAGTAGGAGTTGCTTGTTCTGTAGCTATGCCGAGAGAGCGAAAAGACATGAGCAATGTGGTAGCTGAATTGAGTCTAATAAGGGATGTGCTAATTGGAACTAGGATGCCTGGAGACTAG